In Pseudomonas alcaliphila JAB1, a single window of DNA contains:
- a CDS encoding acetyl-CoA C-acetyltransferase, which produces MTEAYIFDAVRTPRGKGKKDGALYSVKPVQLIAGLLNALQTRNDLDTSQVDDIVLGCVTPVGDQGADIAKTAAMVADWDVSVAGVQLNRFCASGLEAVNLGAMKVRSGFEDLVVVGGVESMSRVPMGSDGGAWVMDPETNIHTNFVPQGIGADLIATLEDFSRADVDAFALRSQHKAARASADGSFAKSLVPVTDQNGIVLLDHDEFIRGDSTLEGLGKLKPSFEMMGQMGFDSTALRVYSHVERIEHVHTPGNSSGIVDGAALMLIGSAAKGKELGLKPRARIVVTAVTSTDPTIMLTGPAPATRKALAKAGLSIDDIDLFEVNEAFASVVMKFMKDMGVSEDKVNVNGGSIAMGHPLGATGCAILGTLLDELEKRQLRYGLATLCVGGGMGIATIIERI; this is translated from the coding sequence ATGACCGAAGCATATATTTTCGATGCGGTGCGCACACCGCGTGGCAAGGGCAAGAAGGACGGCGCGCTGTACAGCGTCAAGCCGGTTCAGCTGATTGCCGGCCTGCTCAATGCCCTGCAAACGCGCAACGATCTGGATACCAGCCAGGTGGACGACATCGTGCTGGGCTGCGTGACGCCCGTGGGCGATCAGGGCGCCGATATCGCCAAGACCGCCGCCATGGTCGCGGACTGGGACGTCAGCGTCGCCGGCGTGCAGCTCAACCGCTTCTGCGCCTCGGGCCTGGAGGCGGTGAACCTGGGCGCGATGAAGGTGCGCTCCGGCTTCGAGGATCTGGTGGTGGTCGGTGGCGTGGAGTCCATGTCGCGCGTGCCCATGGGCTCGGACGGCGGCGCCTGGGTCATGGACCCGGAAACCAACATCCACACCAATTTCGTCCCGCAGGGTATCGGTGCCGACCTGATCGCCACCCTGGAGGATTTCAGCCGCGCTGATGTCGATGCCTTCGCCCTGCGCTCGCAGCACAAGGCGGCGCGCGCCAGCGCTGATGGCTCGTTCGCCAAGTCGCTGGTGCCGGTGACCGACCAGAACGGCATCGTGCTGCTTGACCATGACGAGTTCATCCGTGGCGATTCGACCCTGGAAGGCCTCGGCAAGCTCAAGCCGAGCTTCGAGATGATGGGGCAGATGGGCTTCGACTCCACTGCACTGCGCGTCTACAGCCATGTCGAGCGCATCGAGCACGTACACACGCCGGGCAACAGCTCCGGCATCGTCGATGGTGCGGCGCTGATGCTGATCGGCTCGGCGGCCAAGGGCAAGGAGCTGGGCCTGAAGCCGCGCGCGCGCATCGTCGTCACGGCGGTGACCAGCACCGACCCGACCATCATGCTCACCGGCCCTGCTCCTGCCACGCGTAAGGCGCTGGCCAAGGCGGGACTCTCCATCGACGACATCGACCTGTTCGAGGTCAACGAGGCTTTTGCCTCCGTTGTCATGAAGTTTATGAAGGACATGGGCGTGAGCGAGGACAAGGTCAACGTCAACGGCGGTTCCATCGCCATGGGCCACCCGCTGGGCGCCACCGGCTGCGCCATCCTCGGCACGTTGCTCGATGAACTGGAGAAGCGCCAGTTGCGCTACGGCCTTGCCACCCTCTGCGTGGGCGGCGGCATGGGCATCGCCACCATCATCGAACGAATCTGA
- a CDS encoding 3-hydroxyacyl-CoA dehydrogenase NAD-binding domain-containing protein, whose amino-acid sequence MTDAIRYEKGQDNIVVLTMDMPGQSANTMNAVYREAMGQIVDRLEAEKDSIAGVIVTSVKKTFFAGGDLNELIKVTQAEAQGFYEMILRIKGQLRRLETLGKPVVAAINGAALGGGWEIALACHHRIALNESHVQLGLPEVTLGLLPGGGGVVRMVRLLGLEKALPYLAEGKKVRPDAALKAGLIHDLASDREEMLAKARAWIAANPVAKQPWDVQGYKIPGGTPSSPNVAQMLAIAPSVLRDKTKGCFPAPEKIMCAAVEGAQVDFDTAQIIEARYFTELTCGQVAKNMIGTFWFQLNEINAGGSRPQGYPKIQTKKVGVLGAGMMGAGIAYVSAAAGIEVVLKDVSLDAAEKGKAYSAKLLDKKVGKGHMTAEQREAFLALIKATDSEADFAGCDLIIEAVFEDRALKGKVTAAAEAAALSDAVIASNTSTLPISGLATAVAKPEKFIGLHFFSPVDKMPLVEIIRGEKTSDETLARGFDYVMQIKKTPIVVNDSRGFFTSRVFGTFTNEGLAMLGEGVSAAMIENEARKAGMPVGPLAISDEVSMSLMNHIRQQTIKDLAAEGKSIPEHPAFAVIDLMLNEHKRPGKAAGSGFYDYPAGGKKHLWPELKARFEKADAQISQEDVRDRILFIQAIETVRCVEEGVLKSVADANIGSIFGIGFAAWTGGALQFINQYGVKDFVARAQYLAEQYGERFLPPALLLEKAAKGEMF is encoded by the coding sequence ATGACTGACGCCATCCGTTACGAAAAAGGCCAGGACAATATCGTCGTCCTGACCATGGACATGCCCGGCCAGAGTGCCAATACCATGAACGCGGTGTACCGCGAGGCCATGGGCCAGATCGTCGACCGCCTGGAGGCGGAAAAGGACTCGATCGCCGGGGTGATCGTCACCTCGGTGAAGAAGACCTTCTTCGCTGGCGGCGACCTCAATGAACTGATCAAGGTCACCCAGGCCGAGGCCCAGGGCTTCTACGAGATGATCCTGAGAATCAAGGGCCAGCTGCGCCGCCTGGAAACCCTCGGCAAGCCGGTGGTCGCAGCCATCAACGGTGCGGCGCTGGGCGGCGGTTGGGAAATCGCCCTGGCCTGCCACCACCGCATCGCGCTGAACGAGAGCCACGTCCAGCTCGGCCTGCCGGAAGTCACCCTCGGCCTGCTGCCGGGCGGCGGCGGTGTGGTGCGCATGGTGCGCCTGCTTGGCCTGGAAAAGGCCCTGCCGTACCTGGCTGAGGGTAAGAAGGTACGCCCGGACGCTGCGCTCAAGGCCGGCCTGATCCACGATCTGGCCAGCGACCGTGAGGAGATGCTGGCCAAAGCGCGTGCCTGGATCGCCGCCAACCCGGTGGCCAAGCAGCCGTGGGACGTGCAGGGCTACAAGATTCCCGGCGGCACGCCGAGTTCGCCCAACGTGGCGCAGATGCTGGCCATCGCCCCGAGCGTGCTACGCGACAAGACCAAGGGCTGCTTCCCGGCGCCGGAGAAGATCATGTGCGCGGCCGTAGAAGGCGCGCAGGTCGATTTCGACACCGCGCAGATCATCGAGGCGCGCTACTTTACCGAGCTGACCTGCGGCCAGGTGGCGAAGAACATGATCGGCACCTTCTGGTTCCAACTGAACGAGATCAACGCCGGCGGCTCGCGCCCACAGGGCTATCCGAAAATCCAGACGAAGAAGGTTGGCGTGCTTGGTGCCGGCATGATGGGCGCCGGCATTGCCTACGTTTCGGCGGCCGCCGGCATCGAAGTGGTACTCAAGGATGTGTCCCTCGACGCGGCCGAGAAGGGCAAGGCCTACTCGGCCAAGCTGCTGGACAAGAAAGTCGGCAAAGGCCACATGACGGCCGAGCAGCGCGAAGCCTTCCTGGCGCTGATCAAAGCGACCGACAGCGAGGCGGATTTTGCCGGCTGCGACCTGATCATCGAAGCCGTGTTCGAGGATCGTGCGCTCAAGGGCAAGGTCACCGCTGCCGCCGAGGCCGCTGCGCTGAGCGACGCGGTCATCGCCTCCAACACCTCGACGCTGCCGATCTCCGGCCTGGCGACTGCCGTGGCCAAACCGGAGAAATTCATCGGCCTGCATTTCTTCAGCCCGGTGGACAAGATGCCGCTGGTGGAGATCATCCGCGGCGAGAAGACCAGTGACGAGACGCTGGCGCGTGGCTTCGACTACGTCATGCAGATCAAGAAGACCCCCATCGTGGTCAACGACAGCCGCGGCTTCTTCACCTCGCGGGTATTCGGCACCTTCACCAATGAGGGCCTGGCCATGCTCGGTGAAGGCGTCAGCGCGGCGATGATCGAGAACGAAGCGCGCAAGGCCGGCATGCCGGTCGGCCCGCTGGCGATCAGCGACGAAGTGTCGATGAGCCTGATGAATCACATCCGCCAGCAGACCATCAAGGATCTGGCGGCCGAGGGCAAATCCATCCCCGAGCACCCGGCCTTTGCCGTGATCGATCTGATGCTCAATGAGCACAAGCGTCCGGGCAAGGCGGCCGGGAGTGGTTTCTACGATTACCCGGCGGGTGGCAAGAAGCACCTGTGGCCCGAGCTCAAGGCGCGCTTCGAGAAAGCCGATGCGCAGATTTCGCAGGAGGACGTGCGCGACCGCATCCTGTTCATCCAGGCCATCGAGACGGTGCGCTGCGTGGAAGAGGGCGTACTCAAGTCGGTGGCCGACGCCAATATCGGCTCGATCTTTGGCATCGGCTTCGCCGCCTGGACTGGCGGTGCGCTGCAGTTCATCAACCAGTACGGGGTGAAGGATTTCGTCGCCCGTGCGCAGTACCTGGCCGAGCAGTACGGCGAGCGTTTCCTGCCGCCAGCGTTGTTGCTGGAGAAGGCGGCCAAGGGCGAGATGTTTTAA
- a CDS encoding PepSY domain-containing protein, whose product MHTRNLLTLLAGSLLLAGNALADRPGSDWISIEDALSKARAAGYTELHKIEADNDGYWEGEGLKQDGRLYEFRIDGRSGQVIRDQLED is encoded by the coding sequence ATGCACACACGCAACCTGCTCACCCTGCTCGCCGGCAGCCTGCTGCTGGCCGGCAACGCCCTGGCGGATCGTCCCGGCAGCGACTGGATCAGCATCGAGGACGCCCTGAGCAAGGCCCGTGCAGCCGGCTACACCGAACTGCACAAGATCGAGGCCGACAATGATGGCTACTGGGAAGGCGAAGGTCTGAAACAGGATGGCCGCCTCTACGAGTTTCGCATCGACGGCAGGAGTGGCCAGGTGATCCGCGACCAGTTGGAAGACTGA
- the ptrC gene encoding type III secretion system co-regulatory protein PtrC: MHSQLSLDAYGVTYAQFDGHHLQFESEAALQLDDGSMLTLRMPTRHSEMLAIHEAVCIRQGWCQAA; this comes from the coding sequence ATGCACAGCCAACTCAGCCTGGATGCCTACGGCGTCACCTATGCCCAATTCGACGGGCACCACCTGCAGTTCGAGAGCGAAGCCGCCCTGCAGCTCGATGATGGCAGCATGCTGACCCTGCGCATGCCTACCCGGCACAGCGAGATGCTGGCGATCCACGAGGCCGTGTGCATTCGCCAGGGATGGTGCCAGGCGGCGTGA